The Nematostella vectensis chromosome 11, jaNemVect1.1, whole genome shotgun sequence nucleotide sequence tttgagaatgagcATAataccttttgttttgacattctttgttctatctttattcttgattctgttgaaatatttcataaaggctaaccaatatcgtattgcatttgtcatatactggtaaagaaaaccgttcttgtctttatatcatgtgctcttagtcctaagaagatacatatccttagaagatacaacaactttttcaacttacaagagaaattttccttaccgaggataaaaacaaaacaaaattcaacccctgttgccaatatgtattgttattgtctgcatcttacatctcatgtgtttattattattatttttttaattagtcagattataaatgtcttgatgaaaatattgttttgaaagaaatgttactcttttatgaaccaggtactacctgagggccaagatgaatgctaaagactggaagacatgaaaattgaaaatcatgtcttgaaagacatgtctgaaagacagtagggagttcttattcactagtcatttgatacccccacacacatggtcccagaaaagggtgggggattagactttaataaaaccctgtttccaagttaagagtcaaaaacagtcaataccaccacccctcttgatatattctggttaaaaagtaatctaaaaccccacattaacccctgacttccccaggaccataagggagggggctcaaatgactgaaatgcattactatgtgattcagcagtacacactcaataggtttttttagaacaagatacttatataaaactaaaaacataattttgctttttaaataataaatctgtaacgaAAAAAGTTTTCTATtcacctaaagataatgggaaaggggatattttaggaaagtactgaatataattatcacatcattgttattacattttcttttcaaacatttaaagaagagtcatattttttcctttccttctccatgttgactatttttatgcattcgatgctctttgctatttcccctctacaccaaaaataaattaataaacagatttgatttttaaattagaaattttcatttagtactttcacttatatcttctttttaggatttcctttccttttccattacatttatttttgaACAAGGTGAAATCAAGTTAAAAGTTTCGGGAAAGGAACCTCTATGTATCACTACACTCGAAAGCTTCATACCAAGCATTATTGAACGAGGTATGGATTTTGTCAGTTCTATAACAGACTATTTGGTGTTATGGTTACGGTTTTCTGTACTTACTTTGGACTTGCGAAGTCATCTTTTGTTTGTGTCCTGTGGAAAAAATAGTTTCCATCACTCCTACGCTTACAACTCACTGTTTATAAGTTTTGAATCTTCTCTAGGTTTCTAGGACGGCTCTTTACTCTGTTGTGCGCAGATATCTATAACCAAAGCCTCTTGTAAATATGTCGTGACATTTTCATACAAGTAATAATCTAATAGGAACTCTATTGTAatcctattttttttgctgataAAAGCAAACTATATACTAAACTAAAATTTCgagattttgagatggcgatatttcgcgacactttattttcgcgattttcctattttcgtaaaaacccGATCACTTTATATTCGCGATTTCGCGatttttgggataataaattcaagcaaaacaaattaaatGGAATGGAATtaatgtgctgtaatcatcaaaactgacacaattttcaataaaaagatGCTTTGGctaaatttattttcataaaaatctatacAAGTCAAGCtcatatataaaataaataaaactgtGTCCGTTGACTCAAAaacacggggggggggggagtgatGGTAATTTTTAAGACGTCATGATTTCTGAGGGGGGGGTCTGAATTTTATCATTACATTTTTCAGGGGGGTAAAAATTTCAATCTCggatttattaaaaaaaaaaaaaaccctccccccccccgtggACGTAAATAACGATCGGTCCCTTACACTCGGAAGTTCCATATCAAGCATTGAACGAGGTATGGATTTTGTCAGTTCTATAACagactttttttcttatttatggTTACGGCTCTCTATTCTTACTTTGGACTTTGCAAAGTCATTCATGTTTGTGTCCTGTGGAAAAATAACTTCCATCACTTCTTTTCTTACGACTTTAATGAGTGTTGTGTTCACTCTATTTAAGTTTTGAATCTTCTCCAGGTTACTAGGACTGCTCTTTactctattatgtgaagaaatCTACGTCTCCAAAACAAGTTCTCTTAGAAATGCATCGtgacatgaaaaaaaactagcaaTAATCTAAGAGGAAGCCTATTGTAATTTTCTTATAAAAGAAAACCCTATATATTTCTAACAGACATATATATTTCTAACAGGAACACTTATAGTTTGTTAGTTCTTTAGATTCTATGCGTGAAGCTTGCAAGTAACTTTAGTGAGTTCCGCTATAGGCTCTATTTCCAGTCGTCGCTAGGCCTTGTCGGCCCTACTAACGGTTGGATAAATGGTCACACACGCTTGTCCGTGACGTCACGCCGATTATTCAACTTCTTTGCATCCATTCGTGCTATAAAACACCAATAAACACTCAAAAAGGTAAAAGAATACTTGAGGATGTAAACTTTACTCAAAATCAGCGTTTCAAATCCCGACTGATCTCGCTAATGGGCAATGTAAGAAGACAAAGCCAACAGATGTCAACACTACTCTCCCACGTCACAGGCCCGTAggctaggggggaggggagggggaactCCCACACGCCGGCTATTTTCCCCTGTTTGATGAGTATTCCAAGagcaacaaaaaatatatgaaataataataataataaaaaaaaaacgtctttCACGTTCGAAGCTCTTGTACGCGACCGCAAAGCACGACGGATGTATGAGAAAAAAGGACATTGTCATTGCCATCAGAATGTTTGATTTCTTCTCTGTCTGTCGTTTTAAAATGGGACGGTGCGTTTTCGGTAAAGAAAGTGTCAGAAATAAAGTGTTAACACATAAAATAGAAACAGAAACATATTTTTGCTGTGAATAGCTTAACTACTCTAGCCAAAACTTATCATATAAACCAACCTTTTAAAAAAGCGTACAGCGCTACCTTAAAAGTGCGAATAAGACTATTTCTTCAAAAACAGTTACTCTAGAAGATATGTGTGAGCATGCAAATGTGATGAAGAAAGGTATTCTAAAAACATACTTATATACATATAATACTTAATACTCAATACATATACTAAattttacattacattacaataaattatattttaaaataatctcTTTGAATTATGTTATCTAATTTCAGATTTGGCAAAACACCACAAGATGTCTGAGGGCAAGCCTTTTTCTGACTGGGGCGTGGCCGAGTGGGACGCCATTGGCAGGGTGTGGTCCAACCTTCCCGACATATTCGGTTTCCTGATTATGTGGGGGATGACCATGAGCCCGCTGACACCAGACCAGCAGATTCGTTTACTGAAAGTATGTTACGATATTTCGTACTTGCTCGGGAGCAGCGAGCTGATGATGTGTGTGTATTTGGAAGCGGGCGgcacattttctaaaaaagcgcAGTATGAAAATGCAATGTCATGTTATACAGCTGCTATGGAAATAGCGAAATCAAATGATGACAATCAGACTCAAGCAGCTTGTTATAGATTGATGGGTGAAATTCAGCACAGGCTGCACGATTACAATCAGTCAATGGAGAATTTCCGACACGCACTTAGTCTATGtcaaaagacaggtgacgAGAGTGGTCAAGGTAATGCATACCTGGATATGGGTAGAGTGCACAGGTCTCATGCcaagtacgaggacgcaatgaataactaccaacacgcacttagtctatttcaaaagacaggtgacgAGAGTGGTCAAGCTAAGGCATACCTGGGTATGGGTTTTGTGCACATCTCAcagggcaagtacgaggacgcaatgaataactaccaactcgcacttagtctatttcaaaagacaggtgacgAGAGTTGTCAAGCTAATGCATACCTCGGTATGGGTGTTGTGTACAGTTCTcagggcaagtacgaggacgcaatgaataactaccaacacgcacttagtctatttcaaaagacaggtgacgAGAGTGGTCAAGCTAATGCATACCTGGGTATGGGTGATATGCACATGTCTCAGGACAAGTACGAGGACTcaatgaataactaccaactcgcacttagtctatttcaaaCGACAGGTGACGAGAGTGGTCAAGCTAATGCATACCTGGGTATGGGTGATATGCACATGTCTCAGGGAaagtacgaggacgcaatgaataGCTACCAACACGGacttagtctatttcaaaagacaggtgacgAGAGTGGTCAAGCTAATGCATACCGGGGTATGGGTAATGTGCACATGTTTCAGGCcaagtacgaggacgcaatgaataactaccaacacgcacttagtctatttcTAAAGACAGGTGACGTGAGTGGTCAAGCTTATGCATATTATGGTATTGGTAATGTGTACAGGTTTcagggcaagtacgaggacgcaatgaataactaccaacacgcacttagtctatttcaaaagacaggtgacgAGAGTGGTCAAGCTAATGCATACCGGGGTATGGGTAATGTGCACATGTTTCAGGCcaagtacgaggacgcaatgaataactaccaacGCGCACTTAGTCTATTGCAAAAGAGAGGTGACGAGAGTGGTCTAATTAAAAATACATACCTCTGTATGGGTAATGTGTACAGGTTTcagggcaagtacgaggacgcaTTGAATATCTACCAACacgcacttagtctatttcaaaaggCAGGTGACGAGAGTGGTCAAGCTAATGCATACCTGGGTATGGGTAATGTGCACAGGTCTCAGAGCAAGGACGAGGACGCAttgaataactaccaacacgcacttagtctatttcaaaaggCAGGTGACCAGGAGGGTCAAGTTAACACATACCGCGCTATGGCGAATATTTTCGGAGTAATTTGTAAATACGAGGAGGAGAAGAAATGCATTCGTCAAGCAATCAGTATTGCTGCAACGTCAGAGAACGTGCAGCCCAACCTAGAGGAGCGTGGAAGACTATACACGAAAAGTGGAGACTTCAACGAGGCGAACAAGTGTTACGAAAAGCAGCTTGATTTATGTTTAATGAATGGCGACGTAGTTGGGCAAGCACATACACATGTTATGATGGGTACACTGCACATGTCTCAACGTAACTACGATAAGGCTATGGAGTGTTACCAACAAGCGCGAGATAAGTACGAGAAGAGTGGTAGCACGTATAGCCAAAATATGCAAGCAATATTGTATTTGAGGATGGCTGAAGTGCATTTTATTCGTCTTAACTACAAGGAGGCACTTGAGTACTTCCTGCTTGCAGAATATTATTCTCCAAAAACTAGCACTCGCTTACTTTCTAATATATACCAGGGTATCGGCAAGTTGTATGTCTGTATGGGCCAGTTTGAAGATGCGGAATCGTATCTTTTTAAAAGCTTGATTTTTTACGAGCAAATCTTCACTAATCTTGGAAAGCTAGAAGACGCAAAAACTAATATCGTAGATACCTATATTGAGGCATATCACTGGCTAGTCTTTGTGTCAGTTAAACTCGGGAAAAAGAGCCAAGCCGTGTTGGTGTCAGAGCAAGGAAGATCGCGCGTCCTTAGTGAAAACCTTCAAACCAAATATGGACTTCAAGGAGATGCAACAAAGAACTCATTAGGCCAAGAAGTATGTTTGTTAGTCAGTGGAACCTCGCCCTCGTTTGTTGTTGTATCATTGAGTGATAAATACCTTCACTTATTCACTCTCTCATCTCTAACTCCGTTAGTTGTACATCCCGCAGCAATGCAAATGACAGATAAAGCGGAACAATGGCTATCTCTTCTCAAATACCTGATCAACAGAGTTATATGTGATGCAAATCTGCACGTCCGTCAAAATCGCGATGATACCTTCGAAGACAGATCGCTGGACCTGGACTATGATGACGAGTCTGAACAACAACACGTGCTGACAGAACTCGCAAGGGTAACACTAGGGTCCAAGGGCTCAGAGAAGACGAATGAAATCGGAGGCGAATCAAGCGGAAACAGAAAAGACAAGAGTGTCGCCAAGATGTGGGGCGGAGATAGTGAGTGTCACCTTGCTACCAGGTCTCCTTTACCACATACCACAGAAAAACCGAAGGTGAGTGACGAGGTTACTAGCGGTAAAGTACCACAGGAGCACGACGAAGACGTCTGTACGCCACCCCCAATAAGCAGTGCCGAGACACAGAGAGGGTCCGGTCTACTAAAAGAGCTGTACCGGATACTGATCGAACCAATTAAGATGGAACTCACCCAAGATGAAGTCGTGTTTGTTCCTGAAGGTGTTACGTTCATGGTCCCATTCGGCGCTCTGCAGTCGCCAGACGGGAGATTCCTTTCTGAGAAAAAGGCAATTCGTTTCGGCCCATCACTCACTACTCTTAAGTTACTGAGAGAATGTCCTGAAGACAAGCACTGCAAACGTGGTGTACTTGTCGTTGCGAATCCAAGATCGAACGCAAACGTATTTACACGCAACAGGAGTGGAGCCGACGTGGTGATGTCTTTTCACGAGAGGTTTTCAAATCTCCCTGCAGCAAGTAAGGAAGCTATTATGATCAGTGAAATACTGCCCGACGTGACATGTTTGATCGAGTACCAAGCGACCAAGAATGTGGTGATGCAGAGTCTCGAAAAAGCCGTCGGTGTTGTCCATATCGCTTCGCACGGTGACTCAAAGACGGGGGAAATATTAGTCGCACCAGAACCACGCATGGATGAGCATGATATCGCTGAAAAAGAGGAATACCTCCTGACAATGAAGGAAATCAGCTCGTGTCAGATCAACGCAAGTCTGGTCGTACTCAGCTGCTGTCATAGCGGCAGAGGCCAGATCAGAGCCGAGGGCGTGATGGGTCTGGCGCGAGCGTTCCTCGCTGCAGGAGCTCGCTCCGTGCTCGCAACGCTGTGGGCGATTGGCGACAAAGCCGCACTGGAGTTCATGGAGCGCTTCTATCGTCACCTGGCCAGCGGATTGTCAACTAGTGCCAGTCTCAAGCGGACAATCCGGGACACCATCTCAATGAATGATAAATACAGCCACCCCTATTACTGGGGCGCGTTTGTTCTCGtcggtgatgacgtcactataCGGTAAAGACGAAGAAGGGAAGTTTCAAAAAAAACCTCTGGGACCCTGCAATACATTGAACTCGGAGGAGTAAGCTCAGCTTgactttttttcatatttgtaTGACAGTTATATCTCATGTGTATTCTTTTTGGCACTATTCATCTCTAGGGTCTTTTTTGAAAAGGTGGCATTCAGAGTAAGGCGCTAATTCGTCATTTGCTTATTTGAAGCAGAGCAATCAAGTCAATAACTTTTGATTGATTTTGATTTGCAAGTCGTAGCTTATTTATAAAACAGTGTAGTTGAGTGTAACCAAGTTaacaaaatacaacaaaaaggttgtgaacaggcgcgtacccaggattggctgaggaggggtgcgcagtcataggaatcATTTAGAAAAGGCATAGTATTCGAAaatttcttaataagaaatgacccccTTTTGGGCCACCAAGaaggtgggtggggggggggggatgcgtgCGCATTCTGCGGAGGGagcgaatgttttttttagggttATTCGAGAGGGAACCCCTAAAAGCATTCACGAAGGCTTGTATTCTTTGATAATAATAGTCGAGTTAAATTTCACTTTGCTAATTCCGCTTATTAATCAAATCCAGATTATTAGTAAATAATCCCCAAAGTTAATTCTTCTTAGAATGTAAGAAATCCATTGCTATAACTGCAGATTAAAATACggtttttcatcatttttcttttctttattaattattataaagtATATCCTATATTTTGATGCTCTTTGCATAGGATCAaataagtataataataatgatattaaTTGTATAGTAGAGACTAGTGTTTGGCCATGTTATAGTATTTGTAGGAATAGAAGAGgaaataaaatgtaaatacAAGTGTTGGACCCGCTGTTACAACTGCAGACGCAGATGTAGATGTTACACCTACATTGCTGCGTTCACGCTATCGTTCCTTTTATAACATTCCGCTACAGATCGGTACCCAGGGTTTTTCAtgaggtggggaggggggtgggggttcgAGAACCTAAGAAAGTGAACCTTTTCACTGGAGGAAGGGGGGCGGAAATGTTTTATGTGCTAGGGATAACACCGTTCTCAtgatgttgcgcgcgcatccaaaatACAATAGACTGGCGGGACACAGCTGATCTGAAATGGCGTACAAAGTGGATTTTACAGACGAAGCTATAGAAAGTGCTGACAGAGTGCTTCTTTTGCAGTGTTTTGGACCTAGAGTCAAATTTCCCTTTGTCCGCATCATTTTGGATCAGCTATGGCCCGCCaatctgtggcattttggacgCGCACGGAAGATCACAAAAACGGTCCTTGTACCTGTCGCTGTTGGGATATCGCAAATGCACAAATATTCTTATAATAATAAGCACGTGATAAGGGGGGTTTGAGGGCATGCTTTCTCCTTGGGACTTTCAACTCCTGCATTTTCCACAAGCTTTATAAACGACAATTCTTCAGGGGAAGATCCCCATAAATTACTTCAGGAATAGCGCTCCTACTCATGCCGCATGTCCGCTGCTATAAAAATCAAGTACCACTGCCAGCTGGGACGAAATAACCAAGGGAAAATGGTcagctaaatgggtaaacgaatcCAAGCTCAAAGTTGTAGCCTGAGGCCTTTTCCACCTGTGGGCATTACTACGCGACCACCGGAACTCGATCGGCGATTGGAGAATCGCCAATTCCAGCGGTAGCGTAGCATTTCATACAGTGGTAACCGTGATATATTCTTTCTGTATTTTAGgtacaaattttgttttacctcGGATATTTGGGGGGAGGTGTGGGTAAATTTTGCTCTCTCAAAGCTGTTGTTATAAATGTCACTGGATTTACTAGTGACTAGAGCTAATATCATACATTTATCATTGCTTTGAGCACATACATGTGTGACCGGGTGGtattttgggttattttagattttgcaaaaattttaattaagcgatttttggattgcgattataattgttttacgtaTTTTACGGATTGTTTGTCAAACGTGATTCTAATTCGATCCGTACACGTTTAGGAATTTACTTTCAACATGTTTCAAATTCCTTTAGATTAGTATCAATAGCTTGATAGTGCTAATTGAATCAAGTAAGCGTCCTTTTACCATTTCCCAGGAAGATTTGTTTCTAAATTTGACAGGACAATGAAcgctgagtaatttgaacgGTAGTAAATGTTAGCGTCCCTAGAAAAATGCGCGTCCCCAAGCGAGTATAAAATCGGCTGTTTTAACAGTATtagttagtttttttttagtttagtaCCGTTGAGCAAAGGAGACGCATTGCTTGCGCGGCGTGATGCGGGAGCGAGATATGCAGTTGCTCAGGGAAGACAGTCAGCAGAGATAAGCTACAAGCTTTGAGCGCTGTTCGTACGGGCCTGTCATGCCAGTTGTGTTCAGTTTGATTTACCGGTTGTAagtactttgtttttaaaactagcTTTGGTTTAGGTTACCTTTTCTCGGGATTTGACTATGTTTGTTATCActtaaaatttattatttaatttgttaataaatCCTTATAAGACCATGCCTTGCATCATGTATTCGTTCTCACGTTGCCTTTCGCTCGATCGTTTTCGTTTCATTCCATTTAATTTTGCCTACTTTTTGGCTGGTGTCAGAACCTGATAGTTTTGCcttcagtattgcatttgTTTCTACATTTTTCGTAACCGCACGGTAAATGTCAAGTTCCGACGGTTACACatgcatgcaaatactttTCTTCTGTAATAAttccagattttttttgggcaaaaatcataagaatccaagatggcagaTCCAAGATGAGGGACCCGAGAAGATGGCGGaaattcttaccaaaaaaggattataaacgtttttatggcctttttgcattgtgAAGCCGTTAAAAGGTTTATTCTGACATATCTCAATGATGTAAGATGATTTAAACCTTATATTTGATAATATAggcaaaatttgaaataatagcTTAAGATTGTATTCATCTTTATCTGTACTCTATATCAACCCCGCGGAAAATATTATCATCCATATAGCAGATTTTACTGTTGGATGATTGAAAATGTAATTCAAGTTCGAAAATtaaaagtacaccaccaatttTTTTCGGCAGTAAAAGATTCGTAGCACTAACCCAGAGACTTAAACTATCGGCTCATTCCTTTGGAGTCTCCTCAGCTGGTGCCTCATCTTGCGCAGGCGCGGTATCTTGTTCTACTGGGGCCTCGCTTGCAGGCTGGTCTGTCGGAGCGTCTGGCCCAGTGTCTGCTGGTGGGCCGCCATCTTCTGCTGGTTGGTTTTCTGTGAAGCAAACGAAGGAATGAAGTCAGTGCCTCATCAACGGACGGCATCAAGATGATGACAAGGACCCTGACTATTTGGTCCTCTATGTGTTgatttgttcctttttttttcgcttctcccccacccccttaagAATTGTTTGCCAAACAGTTTACGGCTCCTCTGATATTGAAGCTTGAAGATAACGTCACAGAAACTGaaataaaatcattaaaaaatctGTGAGAAGCGCACTTTCTGAAATACAACATTTAGTTCTATTTACTTTTATTACAGCCTCACGAATATCACCAATATCTTGATATGATGTATTTTCGGCGGCAAACAGGcctcaaaattttatttttgtcaatCGAAAACTATTCTATCAAAAATAGttttagcgaagaaaaacaaaaagtttatttcttttcataaACAGCACGACTAAACTATTGTGTATGACCATGCGCGCAGATGCTGACCAACATCCGACGATTGCAGGCTCTCCTTAGGGGAAACCACTATAATTGTGTTACCCTTATTCTTGTCATTCCACGCCATTATGTATATTCTACTTTTTTCTCCCCTTTAGATCCTCTCTCCACTGACAACAAACCCCC carries:
- the LOC116601202 gene encoding tetratricopeptide repeat protein 28-like isoform X1, with the protein product MENFRHALSLCQKTGDESGQGNAYLDMGRVHRSHAKYEDAMNNYQHALSLFQKTGDESGQAKAYLGMGFVHISQGKYEDAMNNYQLALSLFQKTGDESCQANAYLGMGVVYSSQGKYEDAMNNYQHALSLFQKTGDESGQANAYLGMGDMHMSQDKYEDSMNNYQLALSLFQTTGDESGQANAYLGMGDMHMSQGKYEDAMNSYQHGLSLFQKTGDESGQANAYRGMGNVHMFQAKYEDAMNNYQHALSLFLKTGDVSGQAYAYYGIGNVYRFQGKYEDAMNNYQHALSLFQKTGDESGQANAYRGMGNVHMFQAKYEDAMNNYQRALSLLQKRGDESGLIKNTYLCMGNVYRFQGKYEDALNIYQHALSLFQKAGDESGQANAYLGMGNVHRSQSKDEDALNNYQHALSLFQKAGDQEGQVNTYRAMANIFGVICKYEEEKKCIRQAISIAATSENVQPNLEERGRLYTKSGDFNEANKCYEKQLDLCLMNGDVVGQAHTHVMMGTLHMSQRNYDKAMECYQQARDKYEKSGSTYSQNMQAILYLRMAEVHFIRLNYKEALEYFLLAEYYSPKTSTRLLSNIYQGIGKLYVCMGQFEDAESYLFKSLIFYEQIFTNLGKLEDAKTNIVDTYIEAYHWLVFVSVKLGKKSQAVLVSEQGRSRVLSENLQTKYGLQGDATKNSLGQEVCLLVSGTSPSFVVVSLSDKYLHLFTLSSLTPLVVHPAAMQMTDKAEQWLSLLKYLINRVICDANLHVRQNRDDTFEDRSLDLDYDDESEQQHVLTELARVTLGSKGSEKTNEIGGESSGNRKDKSVAKMWGGDSECHLATRSPLPHTTEKPKVSDEVTSGKVPQEHDEDVCTPPPISSAETQRGSGLLKELYRILIEPIKMELTQDEVVFVPEGVTFMVPFGALQSPDGRFLSEKKAIRFGPSLTTLKLLRECPEDKHCKRGVLVVANPRSNANVFTRNRSGADVVMSFHERFSNLPAASKEAIMISEILPDVTCLIEYQATKNVVMQSLEKAVGVVHIASHGDSKTGEILVAPEPRMDEHDIAEKEEYLLTMKEISSCQINASLVVLSCCHSGRGQIRAEGVMGLARAFLAAGARSVLATLWAIGDKAALEFMERFYRHLASGLSTSASLKRTIRDTISMNDKYSHPYYWGAFVLVGDDVTIR
- the LOC116601202 gene encoding tetratricopeptide repeat protein 28-like isoform X2; translation: MENFRHALSLCQKTGDESGQGNAYLDMGRVHRSHAKYEDAMNNYQHALSLFQKTGDESGQAKAYLGMGFVHISQGKYEDAMNNYQLALSLFQKTGDESCQANAYLGMGVVYSSQGKYEDAMNNYQHALSLFQKTGDESGQANAYLGMGDMHMSQDKYEDSMNNYQLALSLFQTTGDESGQANAYLGMGDMHMSQGKYEDAMNSYQHGLSLFQKTGDESGQANAYRGMGNVHMFQAKYEDAMNNYQHALSLFLKTGDVSGQAYAYYGIGNVYRFQGKYEDAMNNYQHALSLFQKTGDESGQANAYRGMGNVHMFQAKYEDAMNNYQRALSLLQKRGDESGLIKNTYLCMGNVYRFQGKYEDALNIYQHALSLFQKAGDESGQANAYLGMGNVHRSQSKDEDALNNYQHALSLFQKAGDQEGQVNTYRAMANIFGVICKYEEEKKCIRQAISIAATSENVQPNLEERGRLYTKSGDFNEANKCYEKQLDLCLMNGDVVGQAHTHVMMGTLHMSQRNYDKAMECYQQARDKYEKSGSTYSQNMQAILYLRMAEVHFIRLNYKEALEYFLLAEYYSPKTSTRLLSNIYQGIGKLYVCMGQFEDAESYLFKSLIFYEQIFTNLGKLEDAKTNIVDTYIEAYHWLVFVSVKLGKKSQAVLVSEQGRSRVLSENLQTKYGLQGDATKNSLGQEVCLLVSGTSPSFVVVSLSDKYLHLFTLSSLTPLVVHPAAMQMTDKAEQWLSLLKYLINRVICDANLHVRQNRDDTFEDRSLDLDYDDESEQQHVLTELARVTLGSKGSEKTNEIGGESSGNRKDKSGLTSPLPHTTGKPKASDEGTSGKVPQEHEENVCSPPPIGSAETQRGSGLLKELYRILIEPIEKELTQVEVVFVPEGVTFMVPFGALQSPDGRFLAEKKAIRFGPSLTTLKLLRECPEDKHFKRGVLVVANPRSNANVFTRRNGADVVKSFHKRFANLPAASKEAIKIREILPDVTCLIEYQATKNAVMQSLKKGVGVIHIASHGDSQTGEILVAPEPRMDKHDIAEKEEYLLTMKEISSCQINASLVVLSCCHSGRGQIRAEGVMGLARAFLAAGARSVLATLWTIGDNATLEFMERFYRHLASGLSTSASLKRTIRDTISMNDKYSHPYYWGAFVLVGDDVTIR